Proteins from a genomic interval of Zingiber officinale cultivar Zhangliang chromosome 2A, Zo_v1.1, whole genome shotgun sequence:
- the LOC122041278 gene encoding uncharacterized protein LOC122041278 isoform X1: MADSKEENHSTGGWMSVPAFGEWDTKNGVPDYSMDFSKIREMRKHNKNPSRASLGNEEELSKLAGNGSEGEDRHRRQRSDPESDLHRPPIHHSHDSPTVRSFLRLLPLISASISVLLALLISANIENWDFV, from the exons ATGGCCGATTCCAAGGAG GAGAATCACAGCACGGGCGGGTGGATGTCGGTGCCGGCGTTCGGAGAGTGGGACACCAAGAACGGCGTGCCCGACTACTCCATGGACTTCTCCAAGATCCGCGAGATGCGCAAGCACAACAAGAACCCCTCCCGCGCCAGCCTCGGCAACGAGGAGGAGCTCAGCAAGCTCGCCGGCAACGGATCCGAGGGAGAGGATCGCCACCGTCGCCAACGTAGCGATCCCGAATCGGATCTCCACCGACCCCCCATCCACCACAGCCACGATTCCCCTACCGTACGCTCTTTTCTCCGACTTCTTCCACTGATTTCTGCATCTATTTCTGTTCTGTTGGCTCTTCTGATTTCCGCTAACATAGAAAACTGGGATTTTGTTTGA
- the LOC122041278 gene encoding uncharacterized protein LOC122041278 isoform X2 — translation MADSKEENHSTGGWMSVPAFGEWDTKNGVPDYSMDFSKIREMRKHNKNPSRASLGNEEELSKLAGNGSEGEDRHRRQRSDPESDLHRPPIHHSHDSPTSIMNETPQSKGKKVPVKALGTIKSGTKKGA, via the exons ATGGCCGATTCCAAGGAG GAGAATCACAGCACGGGCGGGTGGATGTCGGTGCCGGCGTTCGGAGAGTGGGACACCAAGAACGGCGTGCCCGACTACTCCATGGACTTCTCCAAGATCCGCGAGATGCGCAAGCACAACAAGAACCCCTCCCGCGCCAGCCTCGGCAACGAGGAGGAGCTCAGCAAGCTCGCCGGCAACGGATCCGAGGGAGAGGATCGCCACCGTCGCCAACGTAGCGATCCCGAATCGGATCTCCACCGACCCCCCATCCACCACAGCCACGATTCCCCTACC TCAATCATGAATGAAACACCACAAAGCAAAGGGAAGAAAGTACCAGTCAAAGCACTAGGGACAATAAAGAGTGGCACCAAAAAAGGTGCATAA
- the LOC122041278 gene encoding uncharacterized protein LOC122041278 isoform X3 gives MADSKEENHSTGGWMSVPAFGEWDTKNGVPDYSMDFSKIREMRKHNKNPSRASLGNEEELSKLAGNGSEGEDRHRRQRSDPESDLHRPPIHHSHDSPTRRKKFREYFQCCIGAQDQVL, from the exons ATGGCCGATTCCAAGGAG GAGAATCACAGCACGGGCGGGTGGATGTCGGTGCCGGCGTTCGGAGAGTGGGACACCAAGAACGGCGTGCCCGACTACTCCATGGACTTCTCCAAGATCCGCGAGATGCGCAAGCACAACAAGAACCCCTCCCGCGCCAGCCTCGGCAACGAGGAGGAGCTCAGCAAGCTCGCCGGCAACGGATCCGAGGGAGAGGATCGCCACCGTCGCCAACGTAGCGATCCCGAATCGGATCTCCACCGACCCCCCATCCACCACAGCCACGATTCCCCTACC AGGAGGAAGAAATTCAGGGAGTACTTCCAGTGTTGTATAGGTGCACAGGACCAAGTTCTGTAG